Proteins co-encoded in one Acidobacteriota bacterium genomic window:
- a CDS encoding arsenate reductase ArsC has product MTTQKPAILVLCTGNSARSQMAQCYFDRELGERFQVHSAGTEPGERIHPMTVEVLAEAGFDVSKRRPQGYRDFLGTLPVHTLVLVCDGAAKSCPSVWPGVHERLIWPFEDPAAFVGSADETRAKFREVRDLIAERVAEYARAQSL; this is encoded by the coding sequence ATGACGACCCAGAAACCGGCCATCCTCGTGCTCTGCACCGGCAACTCGGCCCGCAGCCAGATGGCCCAGTGCTACTTCGATCGCGAGCTCGGTGAGCGCTTCCAAGTCCACAGCGCCGGTACCGAGCCCGGCGAGCGCATCCACCCGATGACCGTCGAGGTGTTGGCGGAAGCCGGTTTCGACGTCTCCAAGCGCCGGCCCCAGGGCTACCGCGACTTTCTCGGTACGCTGCCGGTTCACACCCTGGTGCTGGTGTGCGATGGCGCCGCCAAGTCCTGTCCGTCGGTCTGGCCGGGGGTTCATGAGCGCTTGATCTGGCCCTTCGAGGATCCGGCGGCCTTCGTCGGCAGCGCCGACGAAACGCGGGCCAAGTTCCGGGAAGTGCGCGACCTGATCGCCGAGCGCGTTGCCGAGTATGCGCGCGCGCAGTCGCTCTGA